AATATTAAGCTTGGGCGTTTTGACATTCCGTTCCAGCAAATAAAGTAAATATGAACGATTAAAAAGCCCTGTCAATTGGTCATGATAAATCATTTCGTTTTGAAGGCTTGCAAGCACACCAGCAATCGAAACGGCAATACTTGTCGGAATCACCGAGATTCCATAGTAAAGCGATTGGACCACGCCACCAATAAATATCGGCACAATAAAGACCCAAATCGGGAAAAACTTGAGAATTCCGCCATTAGCTTTGCTTTTAAAATAAGTCACCAAGCTATTGATAACCAGCATGTAATCTACAACGAGATAAAATACATATAAATTCGTTCTAGAATAAAGATTATTACTGTCAATATGGAACACGATCGGCGTAAACAGATTGATTATCAATAAAGCAAGTCCAATAAAGACTACTACATCCAACATAATTTTAGAACGACGAGGAATGGAACCATTCAAGTAGAACGACAAGAAACGAACCCAATAACTAACAGCAAGCATATTCGCAGCAAAGAGCCACGAGCTCGTCGCATAGACAACGAACTTCGGAAGTAAGCCGGGCATTCCTTTCATCGTGTACGAAATCGGATCAGCAACGCAACTGGTCAGCGCAAGAAACATCATCAACAGCAAATTTCTGTCGGCACGACTCCGCGTTTGGAATCGCCATAAGTTACATACAATCAAAACCGCAATCAAAACTATACCGATTGCATTAGTTACGTATATGCTTTCTAGATTAAAAAGCGGTTCCATTTTTCCAACCTTACCTCTAATTATACATTTTATTTAAAGGATTGAAAGCAAAGATATTTTCACATTGAAAGATTTTTGTGCTAAAAATATAATATTATGACTAATATTTTGAAAGTCCTTAAAAAAAGAACTTTTTGCAAAAAAAGCTGCGATTAAATCGCAGCTTTTCTAAAGATTTTCGATAAGATTGAACAACATAGTGACGGTCGAAGTTTACCCCTCCAACCGTCTACTTTCTACTGTTATGCACCCAACTTAGCACGAATCCAGTTGTTGGCGTTAGCAATAGCTTCGGCAATCTTTTCCGGTTCACGAGTACC
This window of the Fibrobacter succinogenes genome carries:
- a CDS encoding GGDEF domain-containing protein encodes the protein MMFLALTSCVADPISYTMKGMPGLLPKFVVYATSSWLFAANMLAVSYWVRFLSFYLNGSIPRRSKIMLDVVVFIGLALLIINLFTPIVFHIDSNNLYSRTNLYVFYLVVDYMLVINSLVTYFKSKANGGILKFFPIWVFIVPIFIGGVVQSLYYGISVIPTSIAVSIAGVLASLQNEMIYHDQLTGLFNRSYLLYLLERNVKTPKLNITGIMIDLNAFKHINDKFGHAVGDDALVVSARILQSAVGNGGCVMRYAGDEFVVLLNTQDDVAVESCVTRIREFFDKFNKNGSKPYELFVSIGCHKLNMKTESVDTFINVIDARMYEDKKAFYASHAGLDRRLR